In Planctomycetota bacterium, a genomic segment contains:
- a CDS encoding glycosyl hydrolase: MRRSSVMRTMRCAVLVVGCALVAGTPQSLAGAAEPDFAVLEKQFVEMPIEARRLTGPLFWLHGTESRERLEMYLEKVAEGHNGTFTAESRPHNDWLGPRWYEDLAICLQAAKEHDLTMWIFDEKWWPSQMLGGKVPPEYGTKVLVADAAPVDGPKTYVADGFGGPRFIGAVAGKEGEGGAIDGDSLVDLARNIKGGTLTWGVPAGKWKIMKFTWAFAGAKGMQKKWISVDGASRDCVEWFLKTVYQPHYDRFKDDFGKTIKGYFYDEPETQGDWGTEVMKMLAERKIDWKKPFVAWKFRLAGDEQAAAKYQYQDAFAEAWGRTLYGGMSEWCRAHKVISMGHFMEHNWDYLSRDLCAGNMFQLMKYSDMGGIDLVCQQFYPGQKKMGLWQMAKLGSSVTHMYAKADDITMCEMFGAYGQGITYLQMKWLTDQMQVRGVNFMIPHSFNPKSPYDTDCPPYFYNGGCEPRYPLYRVYADYTSRLSLLLSGGRH; encoded by the coding sequence ATGAGAAGATCGTCGGTGATGCGGACGATGCGGTGTGCGGTCCTGGTGGTCGGCTGCGCCCTCGTGGCGGGCACGCCGCAGTCCCTTGCGGGAGCAGCGGAGCCCGACTTCGCCGTCCTTGAGAAGCAGTTCGTCGAGATGCCCATCGAGGCCCGCCGACTGACGGGGCCCCTGTTCTGGCTCCACGGCACCGAGAGCCGCGAACGGCTCGAGATGTACCTCGAGAAGGTTGCCGAGGGACACAACGGCACGTTCACGGCCGAGTCGCGCCCCCACAACGACTGGCTCGGTCCCCGGTGGTACGAGGACCTGGCCATCTGCCTCCAGGCCGCCAAGGAGCACGACCTGACGATGTGGATCTTCGACGAGAAGTGGTGGCCGAGCCAGATGCTCGGCGGCAAGGTGCCACCGGAGTACGGCACAAAGGTCCTCGTGGCGGATGCGGCCCCGGTCGACGGGCCGAAGACCTACGTGGCCGACGGCTTCGGCGGCCCGCGGTTCATAGGGGCGGTCGCCGGCAAGGAGGGCGAGGGCGGCGCCATCGATGGCGATTCGCTTGTGGACCTTGCACGAAACATCAAGGGCGGCACGCTAACTTGGGGCGTCCCCGCCGGCAAGTGGAAGATCATGAAGTTCACGTGGGCGTTTGCGGGGGCCAAGGGGATGCAGAAAAAGTGGATCTCCGTGGACGGCGCCAGCCGGGACTGCGTCGAGTGGTTCCTCAAGACTGTCTATCAGCCGCACTACGACCGCTTCAAGGACGACTTCGGCAAGACCATCAAAGGCTATTTCTACGACGAGCCGGAGACGCAGGGCGACTGGGGCACAGAAGTCATGAAAATGCTGGCCGAGCGCAAGATCGACTGGAAGAAGCCCTTCGTGGCCTGGAAGTTCCGCCTCGCCGGCGACGAACAGGCCGCAGCGAAATATCAATATCAGGACGCCTTCGCCGAGGCCTGGGGCCGCACCCTCTACGGCGGCATGTCCGAGTGGTGCCGCGCGCACAAAGTCATCTCGATGGGCCACTTCATGGAGCACAACTGGGACTACCTGAGCCGCGACCTCTGCGCCGGCAACATGTTCCAACTGATGAAGTACAGCGACATGGGCGGCATAGACTTGGTGTGCCAGCAGTTCTATCCCGGCCAGAAGAAGATGGGCCTCTGGCAGATGGCCAAACTCGGCAGTTCCGTCACGCACATGTACGCGAAGGCCGACGACATCACCATGTGCGAGATGTTCGGCGCGTACGGCCAGGGCATCACGTACCTCCAGATGAAGTGGCTGACGGACCAGATGCAGGTGCGCGGCGTGAACTTCATGATCCCGCATTCGTTCAACCCGAAGTCGCCGTACGACACCGACTGTCCGCCCTACTTCTACAACGGCGGCTGCGAGCCGCGCTATCCGCTGTACCGCGTGTACGCCGATTACACGAGCCGCCTGAGCCTGCTGCTTTCGGGCGGGCGGCAC